Proteins co-encoded in one Hypanus sabinus isolate sHypSab1 chromosome 6, sHypSab1.hap1, whole genome shotgun sequence genomic window:
- the LOC132396011 gene encoding dehydrogenase/reductase SDR family member 13-like — MVSWIVASAIAIALYILIYYNFLKGVPCRSDTSLKGKTAIVTGANTGLGKATALDLARRGARVILACRSKERAEPAVFDIRKKSGNNQVIYMYLDLASLKSVRAFAETFLRSEPQLNLLINNAGTGSGGQTVDGFTMAWGVNHLGHFLLTNLLLERLKQCAPSRIVVLSSLTYCISRIDFSNLNIAGGGFFRQFQNYSLSKLCNILFARELANRLEGTNVTSYAVHPGFVFTDAFRDVRLLIKLVFVPVAFLFFRTPMDGAQTTIYCAVQEGIEKFSGRCFADCKVHKVFPHARDDAVARKLWEVSERMAGLCKH; from the exons ATGGTTTCATGGATCGTAGCTTCAGCGATAGCCATAGCCTTGTATATTTTAATCTACTACAATTTCCTGAAGGGGGTTCCATGTCGGAGTGACACCTCGCTGAAAGGAAAGACGGCGATAGTCACAG GTGCAAACACGGGCTTGGGGAAGGCCACGGCGCTCGATCTTGCTCGCCGAGGTGCCCGGGTAATACTGGCTTGCAGGAGCAAAGAGCGAGCGGAGCCGGCGGTCTTCGACATCAGGAAG AAGAGCGGCAACAACCAGGTGATCTATATGTACCTTGATCTTGCGAGTCTTAAATCGGTGAGGGCTTTTGCAGAGACCTTTCTACGATCAGAGCCCCAGTTAAACTTGCTCATCAATAATGCAGG CACTGGATCCGGTGGCCAGACAGTTGATGGATTCACCATGGCTTGGGGAGTAAACCATTTGGGCCACTTCCTTCTCACTAACCTGCTGCTGGAGCGGCTGAAACAGTGCGCCCCGAGCCGCATTGTTGTCCTCTCCTCTTTGACTTACTGCATAAGCAGAATAGATTTCAGTAACTTGAACATTGCTGGTGGAGGCTTTTTCAGACAATTCCAGAATTACAGCCTCAGCAAGCTCTGCAACATACTCTTTGCCAGGGAACTTGCCAATCGTCTGGAGGGAACAAATGTCACAAGCTACGCTGTGCATCCAG GTTTTGTGTTCACTGATGCATTTCGTGACGTCAGACTCTTGATTAAATTAGTGTTCGTCCCTGTTGCTTTCCTTTTCTTTCGAACTCCAATGGATGGGGCTCAGACGACCATTTACTGCGCTGTGCAAGAAGGGATTGAGAAATTCAGTGGCAGGTGTTTTGCTGATTGTAAGGTTCATAAGGTCTTTCCTCATGCACGTGATGACGCAGTGGCCAGGAAACTCTGGGAAGTCAGTGAAAGGATGGCCGGACTCTGCAAACATTAA